Below is a window of Fervidobacterium pennivorans DSM 9078 DNA.
CCATGGACTTCCTGTTTTCTCTCATCTAACAAGATACACCTGTCAGCATCCCCATCGTGGAGTATCGCAAGATTGTGATTGGTCATCCGTTTCATGGCTTGTTCCGGGTTTGTAGAACCGCAATCTACGTTTATATTATAACCATCCGGATTATTATTAATCACTTCTACTTTTGCTCCGAGTTGTTTTAAAACATAAGGTGTTGTTTCATACGCTGCTCCATTTCCGGCATCAACCAATATCTTCAAACCTGACAAATCTAAATTTGGGAATTGTTGAATAACGTAGTTTGCATATTCCTCAAAAGCAAGCTTGTAGTCAACTACGCAACCTATCTCACTGTAAGAAACATAATGAAGCTCTTTCATCCGTTTTTCCAAATTGTCCTCTACCTCATCTGGCAACTTAAAACCTTTCGAGATAACCTTTAATCCATTGAATTCAGGAGGATTGTGTGAAGCAGAAATCATTACCCCTACGGCATCCTCGAGTTTGGTTATAATCGCCAGTGCAGGAGTTGGAAGCACACCACACCGGTAAACTGTTGCACCTGCAGCCGTCGCACCAGCTATAATAGCTGCTTCCAACATATCCCCACTTGCCCTTGTATCTTTGGCTATAAATATCCTGTTGCTAACGTATTTTCCAAGCGCATTCCCCAACCTGAACGCTATTTCCGGAGTAAGCTCCTCGTTAACAACTCCCCTTATTCCATCTGTCCCAAACAGTTTCATAAGAAGTCCTCCTACGTAAAAGTATGGTATAAATATTTTAGTCAAAAAATAGGCAGGGCAGGACGACTTAGTGTCCCTTGGCTTTCAAGCCATTACGGGAGTCTGTCGCCTGCCTTTAACCATGATAAGTTGGTTGGGTTTTTAACCCTCGTCACACTGGAGGTTTGGTTCAGCAGGCCCCTGCCCTCGCCTTTTAACCTATTCAATCGAAAGGAGGTTTTAGTATGTCTCAAAACTTCTCCATCTTTGTCGGTATTGACATCTCCAAGCATAAGTTCAACGCCTGTGCTATCCAAAATCCTAATTCTATCATCTTCGAATCTGCTTTCGATATGTCCAAACAAGGGTTTTCCTCCTTTGTTCAAAAGCTCTCCGTTTTCCCTAAGTCTTCTGTCCTTATCGCTATGGAGTCTACTGGCTGTTACCATCTTAACCTTCTTTCTTTCCTCTCTCTCAATGATTTCTCTTGTGTCGTTCTTAATCCTTTGCTTGTTAACAAATCTCTTCCCGTTGGGCTTAGGAAAACTAAAACTGACAAAATCGATGCTCGCTCTATTGCTCTTACCATCTTCTATACCCATCACATTCTTCCTACTTCTTCTTTCCTCAACTCAGATTTTCGGGATATTGCAAGGAAAAAGGAAAGCATCACTCATCAAATCTCAAGAGTCAAAAACGACATCGAAAAGCTTCTTTCTCTCCTCTTCCCTGAACTTGAAAAAGTGACCAACATCTACAATGATGCTATCTTGGATTTGCTTTCTTCTTTCCCTTCTGCTAAAGCTATCCAAAAAGCCTCCATTGATTCTCTACGTGTTTTCTTTTCAAAAACAATCGGTAGAAAGTTAAAACTTACCCCAGAAACTCTTAAAGAGCTTGCTAACAACTCCATCGCTCAGTATTGGCCAGTGAAAGAGAAGATTCTTATTCAAACTATCAAGGAACTTCGATTTTTACAACAGCAACTTAATGAGTTTGATGAGATGCTCAAAGAATATTGCAAATGTGCTTCGCTTAATCAAGATGTTGAAATACTCACGTCCATTGACGGAATTGGTGAAAATAGCGCACTGTATTTTCTTGCCGAAGTTGGCGATATTTCAAGATTTAGCACTTACAAAAAACTAATTGCCTATTGTGGGCTTGACCCAAGCGTAGATGAATCAGGCAAACACAAAGGAGAAAGCCGTATATCCAAAAGGGGCAATGCACACCTGAGACGAATAATTTGGCTGATGAGTGTGAATGTAGTGAGACACAACGAATATTTTAAAGCATATTTTCAAAGAAAACGAGCGCAAGGGTTAGTATACAAAAAAGCGATGATGAGTGTAGCGCACAAATTGCTAAGGACGATATTTGCTATGATGAAAAAGCGCGAGAAATTCAACATCGATCATACATTTTCGTCTTCTACTCAAAATTTAATTTTACATAGTTGACTCCCTTGAACATATTTTCATTTGTTGTATCACCTACTTCCAGTCTCGCGAGGAACTAGTGATTTTATCCATTCTACAAACGCAGGATAATTTCTTGTTTGAACATATATTCTCCCAGGTCCTGTAAAATCGCAGACAAGACCTTCACCACCAAAAAGTGTAGACTTTATCCCGCCAAAAGTTCTAACACTGTAGTTAACACTCCCATCAAAGGCTACGACGTGTCCCGTATCAATTGTTATCTTTTCCCCAACTTGCAATTCTAGTATCTTGATAGCCCCAAAGGAAGAAATGGCAGCATCACCGTATCCTTGAAGCTTAAGCAAGAATATTCCTTCACCTGCAAAGAAGGATTTAAAACCTCCGAATGAAACATCTAAATCCACCTGAGCATCACAAGCCAAAAATGATGTTGACTGAACAAATAATGTACCATTCACATGAACGGTCTCTATATCACCAGGCAATTCTGGAGCTATACCAATTTCTCCGTCACCGGATGAATAATACGTGTTCATGAAAAAGCTTTCCCCACCAAGAACAGCTCGTTTCAAAGCTTTCCAAACACCACCTGTCGACGTTTCAACATTAACAGGACCCTTCATATAAACCATCGCACCAGGTTCTACCTTTACTCGTTCACCCGGTCCAAGATATACTTTCAAGAGTGCATAACTACCTCTAAATTCTATCTCGCCTCTCATACATCTTCCCCCACTTTCAATATATAAACGCCGTCTTCACCATCAACCTCTTTCAACCTGACTTTGACAATTTCCAATTCTTTTGAACTTGGAATGTTCTTACCTACGTAATCTGGTCGTATTGGAAATTCCCTATGTCCTCTATCGATAAGTACAGCAAGCTGAATGGATTTTGGTCTACCACGCGAGATAATAGCATCCATTGCCGCCCTAACCGTTCTACCTGTAAAAAGGACATCATCAACAAGAACTACCTTTTTGCCTTGCAAACTGAAATTTATGATACTCTTATCTTCTTCTTTTGAAGTTCTCTTTTCATCATCTCTAAACGGTGCGACATCTAATGCTCCAACAGGTAATTCCACACCTTCTATCATCGATATATTTTTAGCTATCCTCTTAGCAAGATACCATCCGCGTGTGATGATACCTATAATGACCAAATCTTCGGCACCTTTGTTCTTTTCCAAAATCTCGTGTGATATACGCATCAACGACCTTCTTATATCATCTTCACCGAGTATTTTCACCATGCTTTCTCACTTCCCGTATCTGCATATTTATCTTATGTCTTACATATTGAATGCAAGGGTTATCTTCAGTCCGTATTTTGATTTCAGTTCTTCGTAATTTGAAATATTCTCGCTTAGGTTGTAAAAACCGCTTAGTTCAAATATGTAGTTATCAACTATCACATTAGTCTTACCATAGATACTGTGGTATAGCGTTCCACCCGACAATGAATACACTGGCACGTATGAAAAAATTATTTCGTTGAAAGGTGCTATTTTAGATATGGCTATGCCCAATGTGAATCTCAAATAATCAACCCCGATGTTACTGACACCAATCTTCACGCCAGTTTGATTTGTTACGGACTGGTTGAAGACCGCCTCCAAACTAGGTAAAGAGTTCTCTTGCTTTTCAGAATAGAGAACCAAGTTGTATACTGCAAAACTTAGAATTGAAGAATCCGACACCTTGATTAATCCGCCTGCGTCCAAACTCAACATTTTTGCATCGAGTGGAAGTATTTTGAACTTAATATTCAGCGCATAGAATTTTGAAATATCCACCAGTCTGTAATTGACAACACCAGTCGCATAGGTTGAATCCGTAGTGTAGCCAAGCTCTCCAAAAAGCGTCCGCTCTATTTGTCTCCAAAAAACTCCTAAATTCCAACTCGCATGTTCCTGCACTGTGACCGAAAACGCAAACGAGCTATTACCAGATAAGAAATAGACAGGATTTTCATTAAAGTACGAGTATCCAATAGATGCTAAAATTAGTAAAGACAAAACAACCACATTTTGGTAAAACTTACCCTTCTGAAGCTTGCTTTTCATACGCCTTCTTCACCTTCTCTCGAAACTCGTAAAAAGTTCCATTTTCTATGCTTTCACGCATCTTTTCTCCAAATTCCATCATGAAATGTATGTCGTGAATTGTTAAAAGTATCTGCCCCAATACTTCTTCTCTGTCAAACAGATGCCTTATGTATCCTTTTGAAAAATTACGACACGTGTAACATGTGCAGTTTTCATCTATGGGTGTTTTGTCGTATTTGTATCTAGCTGAGCGGATATTGAACTTTCCATTCCAGGTAACTGCTAGTCCATGCCGAGCAACTCGTGTTGGAAAGACACTGTCGAAGATATCAACACCACTCGCTACTAAGTCAACTAACAAATCTGGGGAACCACCTCCCATGAAATACCTAGGCTTATCTGGAGGCATTTTTGGACCTATAAACTCAACCATCTTTAACGTTACTTCGTGAGGTTCACCGACACTTAACCCACCTATAGCAAATCCATCGAAATCAAATTCGGTAATCTCTTTCAAACTCATCTCTCTGAGGTCTTCGTAAATAGCACCTTGGATTATGCCAAAAATCGCTTGATGAGAAATCCGTCTCAAATGTTCCAAACTTCGCTTAGCCCATTTTGTTGTAAGCTTAACAGACCTTTTTGCCTCATCGTATCCATCCTTTGGGTCAGCACAATAATCAAATGCCATAACAATATCAGAACCAAGGGTAGCTTGTATCTCCATCGATAACTCTGGTGTTATATAATGCTTTGAACCGTCTATCGGAGACATAATCCATACGCCATCGTCCGTAATCTTCTGACCCTTCTTGAGACTGAATACTTGAAAACCACCACTATCGGTTAAAATCGGTCTGTCCCAGTTCATGAAGTTGTGAAGCCCGCCAAATTCTCGGATGACATCTAATCCTGGTTTCAAATATAGGTGAAATGCATTCGAGAGAATTATTTGAACGTTGTTTTCTTTTAATATATGCGGGGTTACCAACTTCACATTTGCGTTCGTACCAACCGGCATGAATGTAGGTGTTTCAACAATACCATGTGGGAGGTGCATCCTCCCACGTCTTGCGTTACCAACAGTTTTTAAAACTTCAAATCTTAGTGAACCCATTTTCTTTTATCAACTCCTGTATTCTTTCGTAGTAAACTTTTGCTTCTCCCATAACTTCGTACATCTCATCAAGTACTTTGTTTTTGAATTCTTCATCTGTTATTGATTTAAGGTTGATTACTACATTGTACTCACCAATTTTACATGCAGCCCTTGCTAATTCCGCAGCACTGTACGCATCAGATACCGCATTTTGGTTACCCCATTTTGCAACAATTTCACTGTATTTTAGAATATCTCTTGCGCACTCAACGAGTTCAAAAGGTGTTTCAACAGCTTTTTTTAGGGCTTCTTGAATCTTTAATTCTCTCTCGGGGTCCTCTTTCGGTAACTTGTAAGCTTCCATAACTTTATCAAAAGCTTTGACATCTTCAGAAGCCAATCTCAGAGTCTTCTCAAGAACAAGCTCCATGTTTTCCAATACTTCTTGCATAAGCCCCTCGTAATTTTCGTATTTTTTCTTTCCGAGTGTAAGATTAGCAACCATTGAATTTAGTGCAGCTCCAAGTGCAGCAACAACAGCACCAACTGCTCCGCCACCAGGAACAGGGTTTTTTTCCTTCACTTTATTACAAAGTTCCTCAACTGTTAATTTTCTGATATCAATATCCATAGCCTTGCCCCCTCCTTTTTTGATAGTGACTGTAAAAACGACTTCTTCATACAAAAACATTATACCACAAAATGTACAATTGAAAAATCTAAAAAACGTGATACAATTCATTAGGGTGCCGTACTAAGCGGGGGGTTGGTGGTCCCCTGTAACCCGAAACCCACCTTAGCGGGGCTGAATTCCCCGACTGAGGCTGTCCGGGTTCGGTACCGGCACATCCGGTGGCAACGAAGGTTGGGTCCCACGCAACAACTGCCTACGAACCGGGTCAGGTCCGGAAGGAAGCAGCCCTAAGTAGGTAAGTGTGTGCCGTGGGGGTGCCCGGCTGGAGCCATGCAGGATGTGTACGGCCGGGTCTGGACAAGTCGAAGCGGGGTGTACGGCACCCTCTTTTATTTTATACCCCTAAGATTACTAACTTACCCGAGGGGAGCTGTAAGCCGGATTCTGTTTAGACAGGCATCTGTCTTTGCGGCCTACCCGGGGGAATATGGGCGGAGCCACCCGACCCCCTGCTTGGCCTTGCTCCGGATGGGGGTTGCCAAGCCGGTGCATCGCTGCACCGCTGGTGAGCTCTTACCTCACCTTTCCACCCTTGCCCTACAAAAGGGCGGTTTCCGTTTCTATGGCCCTATCCGTGGCTCGCGCCACCTGGCCGTTAGCCAGCATCCTGCCCACGGAGTCCGGACTTTCCTCAGGTCAGCCATGTGCGGCTGCCCGCGCCTGTCCGCTCCCCTCGGAACTTTTTATTATACTCATTTCTTCAAACCCGAATAATTATATATCGTCCTCATCAATAATTCAAGAAAAATGCTTTTTAGACTGCTTTAATAGTATTTTCTAGCGATATATTTTTCGTGATTGCTGGCTTTTCAACATCAAAAGGACTTTACCATCTCCCATAACTTATGTTAGAATAAAAACGCATTGTTCGTAATACGAATTATCTAAAATTTTTGATACAAGGGGCGTGTTCTTTAAATGGCTCGTGTTGATGTGTTGAACGAACGAATAGAATACTCCATTTTTCATTTAGCTTGGCCATTGATAATCTCAAATTCATTTCAAACTATTTACAACATTGTAGATTCTTACTTTCTTGGTAAACTTGGACCAATCCAATTCTCCGCGTCAACCGTCACTTGGCCTGTTATTTTCACATTCATTTCCCTCGCGATGGGTTTTTCACAGGCAGGCATAGCAATTGTCTCCCAATATGCTGGAAAAAAAGATGTCTTAGGTGTAAGGAAATCATCCGGTCAATTGTATTTAGTAACGATTATAACGGGGCTTCTATCTACAGTCTTGGGACTTGCCTTCACAAAACCTATTATTTACGGCATTGTCGGTTCTAAAAACCCTCAAGTTATTCCATACGCGATTAGCTATTATGTTGTTGACATAATAGGTCTGCCCCTTGTATTCATACTCAACACGACTACTTCCATTATGCGTGCGATAGGAGACTCACAATTCGGAATGCGCATGATACTTTACATGAACGTTATAAACATGATTTTCGACCCTCTTTTGATTTTCGGAATAGGTCCATTCCCCAGGCTTGGTGTTGCCGGAGCAGCATGGGCATCGAATATTGGCAGGCTCGTGGCAGCAGCAATTAGCGTTAATCACGTTTTTTCAGAAAGGGCTGTTGTAAGAATCGAGAGGAAAGATTTCAAACCCGAATGGAGGATGATATCTTTAATCTTGAAGCTTGGACTTCCCAGTGCAATAGGTATGTCAGTTACGTCTGCTGGTTTTGCGGTTATCATGAAATACGTAGCAATGTTTGGACCTGCAGTGATAAGTGCATACGGTATAGGTAACAGGGTTACTAACCTTGTATCAATGATTTCCTTCGGTTTAGCTGGAGCAGTATCAACCATGGTTGGACAATTCATAGGAGCAAGAAGATTCGAAGATGCTGAAAGGACGGTCAGAACCGCCTTCTTTTGGAACGTTATTATTATAGGTTTCCTTTCTGTCCTCACATTCGCTTACGGAAAGCAAGTAACGAAATTTTTTATCAACGACCCTGAAGTTATAAAAATGGGAGACATATTTTTTAAGTACATCTCATTCTCAATGCCGATATTCACATCCTACATGATATACAACAATGCACTCATAGGTGCAGGCAAGACCGTGCTAACAATGATAGGTGATATACTAAGGCTGTGGGGGATTAGAATTCCGATAATTGCCGTGCTTGCAACAACCATGGGATTCAAGGGGATTTTTGTTGGTATGATAATAAGCAATTTGATAGTCTTCTTTGTAACCTACGCCTTCTTCAAGTTCTCAAATTGGAAGAAAGCTGTTGTTTAAAAACTTTAAGGAGGTTAAAGAATGGAGAAAAAAACAATCGATAACGTAAAATACATATTCTTGGACTACGACGGGACTATTATAGAAAACGCAGAATCGGAGTTTTTGAAAGAATATTTCACTTTACTTTCGAAAAAATCCGGTATTGAATTTAACCAACTCTTGCAATTGGTTATGTCCTCTGTTGAAGAAACTATCAAAAATACCGCAAATGATAAGAACCTTTTTGAAAAGTTCACCATGGCGATTTCTCAAAGCTCGCGAAAATCCCCAGAGTATTGGATAAAGCTATTCTATGCTTTCTATGAAACCGAATTCGACCAGCTCTCAAGAATTGTGAAACCTAAGAAAGAACTAATCGAACTGATAAGCAAAACTGATAAAAAGTTGATATTCGCATCTAACCCGCTCTTCCCAAAGATTGCAACTTACAAACGTATAAAATTTGCAGGTTTAGAACCAGAAATGTTTTTGTATGTCGCCCATATGGAAAATAGCACGTATGCAAAGCCAAATCCAATGTTTTTCAAAGAGATAATGGCAAAACTAAATCTCTCACCAGACGAATGTGTGATGATAGGTGACACAGAATTTGACATGGCTTGCGAAAAGGTAGGAATCAAATTTATACATATCAATGAAACAGAAAAATGGAAGCAGGTCTTTTAATAACCCAACGAAAAAAGCCCTGAGGATTCCGCACCCTCAGGGCTTTTTAATCTATATTTGGTTTAATTCAAACAGATACAAGCACTAGATCAATCAGAATAACACCAACGCCAAGTAATCTATCGCAGAAGATACAATTAAGTGGTAGACTTCCCTTGGAATTTGGATGTTCAGTTCATCGTAAAGCTCATCCATAAGCTCCATGACTTCAGCTTTCTTTTTTTCTCCTTCACCAGGTCTTTCAACAAGGTACATGAAGAGCTTGAGAATGTCCCATACCCACTTCATCACACTCACCCACTATTTTTCAAACTCTTAGAGAATCAAATTAACCAAAATCTGCACATTGGTTTCCGTTAGCCTTGCTTCGTCTGGTTCAAATCCCTCCGGTATCACGCCGAGTTGCTTAAGTTGTTGCATGTCTTGTTCAAGTTCTGCAGGATTAATATTGTCAATAGGTTCTGGGATATTCAGCCTATAGGTCCTCGTTCGAGTTCCTTCGCTTTTCCTAAACATTAATGTGAGTCTTTTCATAATCCATCACCCACACTTTCGGTTGTGACAATTTGAGCGCTTTCACACATGTATTTTGAATATTTGTCAAGTATCGAAACAACCGTTTGCGCATTTTCTGGACTAAAAGCATCCGAAACTGTTATGTTCTGTCTTCTATAGATAGGTTCGTTGTTTTCATCAAACCCTACTACCCATCTCAAAACTAACCTCTTCATGAATACACCTCCACTCGCAAAAGTTGCATTTATATTTCTTTGCCTGCGCAGGCAATGAGATGTATCTACGTCAAATGGGCCGTTAACATGAAATTTACAAACAAAAAGCCCAGGTTTGTTAATCCCTGGGCTTTTGCATATACTCTGTTTATTTATTTTTTCTTCCATCCTTTAACTGCACTGTAGATTATCCAGACCAAAAATCCTATGGCTATGATAGGCACAAGTGCAGCCAAGAAAAGGGATGCGAGAACAAGTATTAATAGAAAAATAACAATACCTATTATCCAAACCAGCAATGGCGTCAAAAATGGAAGCATCGAAATCACTATTAACGCAACAACCAAAATACCTATGAGTGTGAATATCCACATGAGTTTTCCCTCTTTTCGTGAGAAATTACTTTAAATCCAACAGCTTGTAATCCGGCAGTCCGTTTCTGAATGGTGGATACGGCTCTCCCTGTATCAATGGTAGTGCGTATTTGAAGAACTTTTCTGTTACCATGAACTTGTCGAAATAATCTTTTGGGAGCATCCTTGTTTGTTCCGCAACCAAATTCAGAGGAACAGAAGAGTATCTAATTTCATACGGTTCATCCGAAACGCGCTCCATAGTAACCATAACACCGTAATTATCCTCCAAAGCATATCTAACGGCCATTCTTCCACACATCTCAGCTTCTTGGACGTCTGTCGCGCTTGCAATATGTCTCCCACTCCTTTGTAAATAATCTGGGATTGCCACGTGGGTTTTTAGTCCTAACTCAGACCTAACCATACCAGCAATCGTGAATCCAACACCTCCAAGTTGGCGATTACCAAAACTATCGGTGTATCCCATATCGGAGACAAAGAACCCGTCCGGATATTTCAAACCCTCCGCAACAGCGATAGCACAGTGACCTTTCCTGGAAACAATATTATCTACCGCAGAAATAAATTCATCTTTATTAAACGGCTCTTCTGGTAACAACACAATATCTGCACCGATACCGTTTACCCAACCTAAAGCTGCGGCAGCTGCTAACCAACCAGCATGTCTTCCCATGATTTCCATGACGAAAACCTGAGTAGAGTCCACATACATGCTTCTTAAATCAAGTGCAGCCTCCATCATAGCTATAGCAATATATTTCGCGGCTGAGCCGTATCCGGGACAATGGTCTGTATGTGGAAGGTCATTATCAATAGTCTTGGGGACTCCAACAACTTTCAATTCGTAACCTCTTTTTTGTGCTTCGGCCTGCAATCTCCAAGCGGTGTCCATAGAATCGTTGCCACCGTTGTAGAAGAAATATCTAATATCATTTTTCCTAAAAATCTCAAAAAGCTTCTCTATATCAGCATCACTTTTTAACTTCTTTCTACAAGAACCAAACGCACCTGCAGGTGTGTACCTCAAAAATTCTATGTCAAGCTCTGTTGCATCCAGAAATCTCTCCTTCAAAATACCCGTAACACCGTTAATTCCCACGTATATTTCCAAACCGTTCTTTCTTGCCTCATCTATAACACCATAGGCACTTGCGTTGATAACGCTTGTAACACCACCAGACTGTGCGTACAACGCCTTCATAAGCTACCCCTCCAATCTACATTTTCCACAACACACTTATCGATATTTTACCACAAAAGTCTCAAAGCAAAACAAAACCCCGGACTAGTTCCAAAACATAGTCCGGGGTTACAAATTTAAAGAGTTTTCAAAAACGCTAATTCAGTTTAACTTAGAAATTAACAACACCGGTTAGTATTAGCGTTGTTGCTCCCATTATGTTTTGCAAGTTTGTGTTTCTGATGGTCAATTTGACATCAGAAACATCATCAAATCTTCCCAAAACAACTGAAACTGCGTTGGTGGTTGATGACTTTTCGTAACCTATTCCGAATTTGTATTTGTCTACAGTGATTTGTCCATAAACCGTGTAATTTTTGGAGCCGAGCGTGTATGTGCCGTTAGCATATAGGCCAAACCCAAAAATTCCTGTTTGTCCTTCTGCGTAAAATTTGTTTCCATCAAAGTTTCCAGAAATCGCAAACTGTTCCGTTGAAAAACTCATAGCGACGTAATATGAGGAGTTAGCCAAGTTATACAGGCCTTCGACGGAAAGACCGAACGGCTTCTCTATATCGTATCTTGCTGCAACAGAATAACCGGTTGCGTAATAATCAGAAGCCGCCACGAGCGTTAAACAGTTGTATTCTAAACCACCGACCATCGGAAGTTTGTTGCTCGTGTAGCCCAATCCGAAGATGACAGAAACCTTTTCCATTACTTTATAACTGAAAACTAAGCCTGTATCCTTGGCTTTGGTTCCGGCGGGCAAATTCCAAGGTGTTTTGTAATGGAAACCAACATTAAGTTTATCGTTCTTTAGGTTAAACAAAGCGCTGTCGACAGTTGCTCCACCGTAAACCAAGGACACTGTGATGTCTGAATTTGGAACGAACATCAGTGTCAACTTAGTGGTTGGCGCACCTGTAAAAATCAAATATTTAGTCGCATCCAACTTAAACGAATAGGTGAACTCGTATTTCCCTTTTACCGGTAGTCCCCCTGCTTGCGATTCTACTCCTTCAATAGCAAGCTTTCCATCTTTTTCAACGAGTTTGAATACACCGTTCTTGCCACCAAATCCATCTGGCTCGTATGCTGGAGCGAGTGGGTCTTCTTCCCAGACATCGTTTCCACCAATCACAAAAACGAATTTATACTTATGCACACCTGGTTGTAGAGCAAGTGTTGTCACCCAATATCCATCGACAAGTTGCATCTTTTGTGCCCTTGGGTTCCATCCGTTGAACGAACCTGCAAGATAAGCTTCTTGAGCATTCTCTTTTTTTACTGCAAAAACAACCTTACCATCAACGATAGACAATCCCGGTGTGACCTTTCCTACCGTTGCTGCAGGCTTCTTTTCTTCCACTTTAGATCCTTCTTGCTTTCCTTCCTTAACTGCTGTTGCTGGTGCCTTTACAACAAGTTTTCCACCTTCGCGTGCAACTTCGATAACTGCATTCAGTCCACCAAAACCATCATCGGTATATGCGAACGCATTTGGGTCGGGTATCCAATTACCGTCAACAACGAATTTGTATTCGTATACGCCAGGTTGAAGTTCCAATACTGCTTCCCACCATCCATCCTCGATAAAATAAAGCGGAGTATCGTCTGCTTTCCAATTGTTGAAAGAACCAGCAATGTAAGGTTGTTTTGCGTCTTTGTTGTAGTAACGGATAATCACATAACCATCAGCATCGACAAATATCGTGTTTTCTCTTTTTTCATTCAGTATATACTTCTTTCCGCCTTGCTGAGTTTGTGCTTGAGTTGTTCCTTCCGGAGCTACTATCTTGCCATCATCTGTAAGTGTGAAGATTCCGTTCTTGCCACCAAACCCATCATCCACATAGGCTGGGGCTTCCGGGTCTTCTTTCCAGGTCTTGCCATCGATAACAAACTTGTACTGGTAGGTTCCAGGTTTTAATTCCGCTTCGTAGGTCCAAACCCCATCAACTAACTTCATCGCCCATGCTATTGGACTCCAGTTATTAAATGTACCTGCCAGATAAACAACGTTAGCTTGAGCTTTAAATGTGAATATAACCTTTCCGTCTTTGTAAGTAACACCTGCAAACGACAATGTTGAAAGTAGAACAATTAAAGTAACAACAAACAGTGCCTTTTTCAAGTTTGAAAATATCGAAAGCTTCATCAACCGCACCTCCTAATCCTCACTTTTTATTTCTTTCCAAAAATTACCACCAAGCGTTGATTTTAAACGCAACAACAGGTTTGAATGGATTATCCCCTGCAAAATCTCCATTCCCAATTTGAATTGCAAAATCTGCGTTCTGGAAACCAGTGAACTTAAGTTCTCCAAAGAAAAAGTCCTTTTCTTCGTAGTAACCAATTATCTTTTGATACTTGGCAAATAAGTTTATATTTCCAAACGAACGGCCAAGTTCTACGTAATAAACTTCTCCGATTGTATTAACTACATTGTGTGCAGGTTTTCCGAACGAATAAGCAAATTTTCCCGAGAAGTTCATGAAGCTGAACGTAGTTCCAAGGCTTACATTAAATTTTCCCCACTCCGTCGGCATTGCTCCTGTAACATCAGCAAAACCTGTCTTTTTAAGGTTGACGAATGCACCACCATAGTTTATATCCATACCAACCTCAGTGTTTT
It encodes the following:
- a CDS encoding MATE family efflux transporter, whose product is MARVDVLNERIEYSIFHLAWPLIISNSFQTIYNIVDSYFLGKLGPIQFSASTVTWPVIFTFISLAMGFSQAGIAIVSQYAGKKDVLGVRKSSGQLYLVTIITGLLSTVLGLAFTKPIIYGIVGSKNPQVIPYAISYYVVDIIGLPLVFILNTTTSIMRAIGDSQFGMRMILYMNVINMIFDPLLIFGIGPFPRLGVAGAAWASNIGRLVAAAISVNHVFSERAVVRIERKDFKPEWRMISLILKLGLPSAIGMSVTSAGFAVIMKYVAMFGPAVISAYGIGNRVTNLVSMISFGLAGAVSTMVGQFIGARRFEDAERTVRTAFFWNVIIIGFLSVLTFAYGKQVTKFFINDPEVIKMGDIFFKYISFSMPIFTSYMIYNNALIGAGKTVLTMIGDILRLWGIRIPIIAVLATTMGFKGIFVGMIISNLIVFFVTYAFFKFSNWKKAVV
- a CDS encoding HAD family hydrolase; the encoded protein is MEKKTIDNVKYIFLDYDGTIIENAESEFLKEYFTLLSKKSGIEFNQLLQLVMSSVEETIKNTANDKNLFEKFTMAISQSSRKSPEYWIKLFYAFYETEFDQLSRIVKPKKELIELISKTDKKLIFASNPLFPKIATYKRIKFAGLEPEMFLYVAHMENSTYAKPNPMFFKEIMAKLNLSPDECVMIGDTEFDMACEKVGIKFIHINETEKWKQVF
- a CDS encoding DUF2922 domain-containing protein, producing the protein MKRLTLMFRKSEGTRTRTYRLNIPEPIDNINPAELEQDMQQLKQLGVIPEGFEPDEARLTETNVQILVNLIL
- a CDS encoding 6-phosphofructokinase produces the protein MKALYAQSGGVTSVINASAYGVIDEARKNGLEIYVGINGVTGILKERFLDATELDIEFLRYTPAGAFGSCRKKLKSDADIEKLFEIFRKNDIRYFFYNGGNDSMDTAWRLQAEAQKRGYELKVVGVPKTIDNDLPHTDHCPGYGSAAKYIAIAMMEAALDLRSMYVDSTQVFVMEIMGRHAGWLAAAAALGWVNGIGADIVLLPEEPFNKDEFISAVDNIVSRKGHCAIAVAEGLKYPDGFFVSDMGYTDSFGNRQLGGVGFTIAGMVRSELGLKTHVAIPDYLQRSGRHIASATDVQEAEMCGRMAVRYALEDNYGVMVTMERVSDEPYEIRYSSVPLNLVAEQTRMLPKDYFDKFMVTEKFFKYALPLIQGEPYPPFRNGLPDYKLLDLK
- a CDS encoding glycoside hydrolase family 13 — its product is MKLSIFSNLKKALFVVTLIVLLSTLSFAGVTYKDGKVIFTFKAQANVVYLAGTFNNWSPIAWAMKLVDGVWTYEAELKPGTYQYKFVIDGKTWKEDPEAPAYVDDGFGGKNGIFTLTDDGKIVAPEGTTQAQTQQGGKKYILNEKRENTIFVDADGYVIIRYYNKDAKQPYIAGSFNNWKADDTPLYFIEDGWWEAVLELQPGVYEYKFVVDGNWIPDPNAFAYTDDGFGGLNAVIEVAREGGKLVVKAPATAVKEGKQEGSKVEEKKPAATVGKVTPGLSIVDGKVVFAVKKENAQEAYLAGSFNGWNPRAQKMQLVDGYWVTTLALQPGVHKYKFVFVIGGNDVWEEDPLAPAYEPDGFGGKNGVFKLVEKDGKLAIEGVESQAGGLPVKGKYEFTYSFKLDATKYLIFTGAPTTKLTLMFVPNSDITVSLVYGGATVDSALFNLKNDKLNVGFHYKTPWNLPAGTKAKDTGLVFSYKVMEKVSVIFGLGYTSNKLPMVGGLEYNCLTLVAASDYYATGYSVAARYDIEKPFGLSVEGLYNLANSSYYVAMSFSTEQFAISGNFDGNKFYAEGQTGIFGFGLYANGTYTLGSKNYTVYGQITVDKYKFGIGYEKSSTTNAVSVVLGRFDDVSDVKLTIRNTNLQNIMGATTLILTGVVNF